Proteins from a single region of Candidatus Tumulicola sp.:
- a CDS encoding adenylyltransferase/cytidyltransferase family protein, with protein sequence MRAADKIVAREELARRLSQLRATQGKVVFTNGVFDLLHVGHVRYLEFARALGGMLVVGVNSDASVRQLGKAPGRPIVPQAERAEVVAALASVDFVCIFDELRPDATIRALRPDVHVKSAEYAGAELPEAGAVRDVGGEIVFAPHVEGSSTTSLLSRIARR encoded by the coding sequence GTGCGCGCCGCCGATAAGATCGTCGCCCGCGAAGAGCTGGCTCGCCGGCTTTCGCAGCTGCGCGCGACCCAGGGCAAAGTGGTCTTCACCAACGGCGTGTTCGATTTGCTGCACGTCGGCCACGTGCGCTACCTGGAATTCGCGCGGGCCCTGGGCGGCATGCTCGTCGTCGGCGTCAACTCCGACGCTTCCGTGCGCCAGCTCGGCAAAGCTCCGGGAAGACCTATCGTGCCGCAAGCGGAACGCGCCGAGGTCGTCGCCGCGTTGGCAAGCGTCGACTTCGTGTGCATTTTCGACGAGCTGCGCCCCGACGCGACGATCCGCGCCCTGCGCCCCGATGTTCACGTCAAGAGCGCAGAGTATGCGGGCGCGGAACTGCCTGAGGCGGGCGCGGTGCGCGACGTCGGCGGCGAGATCGTGTTCGCGCCGCACGTGGAAGGCAGCTCGACGACGTCGTTGCTGAGCCGCATCGCACGGAGATGA
- a CDS encoding glycosyltransferase: MPEATVVIATRDRASLLRDCLGGLARQSAAGRFEVIVVDNGSSDETPRVIHEAGARGLFVADPNRAKARNAGIAQAAGRIVIFCDDDTLPPADFVQAHLHAHGDALDRAVTGPIVNVPDAQHLPPADSRHYSRQFFCTCNASAPKAALEAVGGFDERYDLYGWEDTDLGVRLRANGMCHVFAWDAYIYHLKPDSMTTLERRIALTREKAAMAARFVRKNPSWRVKLATGAYAANFVRASIVNARPLRRMYERLSEGSPTLLRRLAREALIDAHYVDALRTALRRPDA, encoded by the coding sequence GTGCCTGAAGCCACGGTGGTCATCGCGACGCGCGACCGCGCGTCGCTTTTGCGCGACTGCCTGGGCGGGCTCGCGCGGCAGAGCGCGGCCGGGCGCTTCGAGGTGATCGTGGTCGACAACGGCTCGAGCGATGAGACGCCGCGCGTGATCCACGAAGCCGGTGCGCGCGGTCTCTTCGTGGCCGATCCGAACCGCGCCAAAGCGCGCAATGCGGGAATAGCGCAAGCCGCCGGCCGCATCGTGATCTTTTGCGACGACGACACGCTGCCGCCCGCTGATTTCGTGCAGGCGCATCTGCACGCGCATGGGGACGCGCTCGACCGGGCGGTGACCGGTCCGATCGTCAACGTGCCCGACGCGCAACATCTGCCGCCTGCCGACTCGCGCCACTACTCGCGCCAATTCTTTTGCACGTGCAACGCGAGCGCGCCGAAGGCCGCGCTTGAAGCCGTCGGCGGATTCGACGAACGCTATGACCTCTACGGCTGGGAGGACACCGATCTGGGCGTCCGCCTGCGGGCGAACGGCATGTGCCACGTGTTCGCATGGGACGCGTACATCTATCACCTCAAGCCCGACTCGATGACGACGCTGGAGCGGCGCATCGCCCTTACGCGCGAAAAGGCTGCGATGGCGGCGCGCTTTGTGCGGAAGAACCCGAGTTGGCGCGTGAAGCTCGCAACCGGCGCCTATGCCGCCAACTTCGTGCGCGCGTCGATCGTCAACGCGCGGCCGCTGCGCCGCATGTACGAGCGGCTGTCCGAAGGGTCTCCAACGCTGCTCCGCCGGCTCGCGCGCGAGGCGCTCATCGATGCGCACTACGTCGACGCATTGCGCACGGCGCTACGCCGCCCCGATGCTTAG
- a CDS encoding glycosyltransferase family 9 protein has product MRLDGLGDALACVPGLAGLSRAFPEAQFGAVCSKANSRLFSTRVRTHLYAAGALDELGDELASAGYTHAIVATEEVAGYRLARLSGAKRRTGFWHRFEKTFKSLWQYSQLTDPVYRPAAWTARPEHEVEALYRLAGIFGAAPPPPADARELRPWLFVEGGGAVEARQGEAPLGIQVTPKLASGGWGPGALGHFIVAALEASTLRRCLLLAPAADEGFARSILEQLPRALRERDQVALAPPADLPHWLGAIESLAALITPDTGAAHAAGMLGVPVIDLFDEARFAQLSRQWRPWAAPHRCVIKPAWQTGLAASFGSQIGASVAEVVRA; this is encoded by the coding sequence GTGCGCTTAGATGGTCTGGGTGACGCATTGGCGTGCGTGCCCGGCCTCGCCGGTCTGTCGCGCGCTTTCCCGGAAGCTCAATTCGGGGCCGTGTGCTCGAAGGCCAACTCGCGGCTTTTCTCAACCCGCGTCCGGACTCATCTGTACGCCGCCGGCGCATTGGATGAGCTCGGGGATGAGTTGGCAAGCGCGGGCTACACCCATGCCATCGTGGCCACCGAAGAGGTCGCCGGCTACCGGCTCGCTCGGCTCAGCGGTGCGAAGAGACGCACGGGCTTTTGGCATCGATTCGAAAAAACGTTCAAATCGCTATGGCAGTATTCGCAACTGACCGACCCCGTGTACCGGCCGGCGGCGTGGACCGCGCGCCCCGAACACGAAGTCGAAGCGCTGTACCGGCTTGCCGGCATCTTCGGCGCAGCGCCGCCTCCGCCCGCAGACGCTCGCGAGCTGCGCCCTTGGCTTTTCGTCGAGGGCGGCGGCGCCGTCGAGGCGAGGCAGGGCGAAGCACCGCTCGGCATTCAAGTGACGCCAAAGCTCGCGAGCGGAGGCTGGGGTCCGGGTGCGCTCGGACATTTCATCGTCGCAGCGCTGGAAGCGTCAACACTGCGACGTTGCCTGCTATTGGCGCCCGCAGCTGACGAGGGCTTCGCGCGGTCGATTCTGGAACAATTACCGCGCGCGCTTCGCGAGCGCGATCAGGTCGCGCTCGCACCGCCCGCCGACTTGCCGCACTGGCTCGGCGCGATCGAATCGCTCGCCGCGCTGATCACACCTGACACCGGCGCCGCACACGCCGCCGGCATGCTTGGAGTCCCTGTCATCGATTTGTTCGACGAAGCCCGCTTTGCGCAACTCTCTCGCCAATGGCGTCCGTGGGCCGCTCCGCATCGCTGCGTGATCAAACCGGCATGGCAAACCGGACTGGCGGCGTCGTTCGGGTCGCAGATCGGAGCGAGCGTCGCGGAAGTCGTACGCGCATGA
- a CDS encoding glycosyltransferase family 9 protein, with the protein MSTRVLAVCTGGGIGDLLAATPAMSALARHFDAPVTALVSPYAKPMLEDHPAIASVMVDDGRRPFAELLMEVKAGGFTHAVVFWSNPRVASLVWRAGIPVRAGQSRRLYSFLYTVRVPVRTESGDVSSHWTDVQMDYARALGAQPRPDDFKIDIAIRPRDDAEAQAVLQTAGVHEPFVVWHAARGLSPAAPAWPAEAFAAVGDALGKAFDARVVLTGSADDAASLELIASAMSVPNISLAGKTSLRGLAALLARATVVVALDSGPMHIAAAVGAPTVGIFALRTDLPKRWRPLGPRVAVIEPSYPCPSWCRKETCRTFACYRALSSAAIVAAAQQICAAPPRARAAAGS; encoded by the coding sequence ATGAGCACGCGCGTGCTGGCCGTCTGCACGGGTGGCGGCATCGGCGATCTGCTCGCCGCAACGCCCGCGATGAGCGCGCTGGCGCGCCACTTCGATGCGCCGGTGACCGCGCTCGTGTCGCCATACGCGAAGCCGATGCTGGAGGACCACCCGGCGATCGCGAGCGTGATGGTCGACGATGGCCGCAGGCCGTTTGCGGAGCTGTTGATGGAAGTGAAAGCCGGCGGCTTCACGCATGCCGTCGTGTTTTGGTCGAACCCGCGCGTGGCTTCGCTGGTATGGCGCGCCGGCATTCCCGTGCGCGCCGGCCAGTCCCGCCGTTTGTATTCATTCCTTTATACCGTGCGCGTACCCGTGCGCACGGAGAGCGGGGACGTGAGCAGCCATTGGACCGACGTCCAGATGGATTATGCGCGCGCTCTCGGCGCGCAGCCGCGACCCGACGACTTCAAGATCGATATCGCCATCCGTCCGCGCGATGACGCGGAGGCTCAAGCGGTCCTCCAGACTGCCGGCGTGCACGAGCCGTTCGTCGTTTGGCACGCTGCGCGCGGCCTCTCGCCTGCTGCGCCTGCGTGGCCCGCCGAAGCCTTTGCGGCTGTCGGCGACGCGCTCGGCAAGGCATTTGACGCTCGCGTGGTGCTGACCGGGAGCGCGGACGACGCGGCGTCGCTTGAACTGATAGCGTCCGCGATGTCGGTTCCAAACATCAGTCTCGCCGGCAAAACAAGCTTGCGCGGTTTGGCTGCGCTGCTCGCGCGCGCGACGGTGGTGGTCGCGCTCGACTCCGGTCCGATGCACATCGCGGCGGCGGTCGGCGCTCCGACGGTCGGCATCTTCGCATTGCGCACCGATTTGCCCAAGCGCTGGCGACCGTTGGGACCGCGCGTGGCGGTCATCGAACCGAGTTATCCGTGTCCATCCTGGTGCCGCAAAGAGACATGCCGGACATTCGCGTGTTACCGCGCGCTGTCGAGCGCGGCAATCGTCGCGGCCGCGCAGCAGATCTGCGCCGCCCCTCCCAGGGCGCGCGCGGCGGCCGGCTCCTAG
- a CDS encoding glycosyltransferase, whose protein sequence is MPDIRVLPRAVERGNRRGRAADLRRPSQGARGGRLLVPALTPASSARRPIISVQMNTYNRRELLGSVLEALFAQDLDPADYEIILVDDGSTDGTYEDVIARVRPTCAFTCIRRKNAGLASGRNAGIARARGKYLMIMDDDVLATPGLLAAHIRCHERHPRAICQGGVINVASFGEHRPARWTWRNFSASYFWTTNVSLPLDLAREAGGFDERFHEYGWEDLELGFRLRMMGVPSIFTKDALVYHHKPALRPDQFAGMIRQARAQARTATQFLNKHPHWRVALATGIVGPALYLSAAFRALKYPQFLAALAGRPEDISRVPMVVRRWAAQRLARAEFYDELDQIAARKARCA, encoded by the coding sequence ATGCCGGACATTCGCGTGTTACCGCGCGCTGTCGAGCGCGGCAATCGTCGCGGCCGCGCAGCAGATCTGCGCCGCCCCTCCCAGGGCGCGCGCGGCGGCCGGCTCCTAGTGCCCGCGCTCACCCCCGCGTCATCTGCGCGCAGGCCGATCATATCCGTGCAGATGAACACGTATAACCGGCGCGAGCTCTTGGGTTCGGTGTTGGAAGCGCTGTTCGCGCAGGATTTGGATCCCGCCGATTACGAGATCATTCTCGTCGACGACGGCTCGACCGACGGCACCTACGAGGACGTCATCGCGCGCGTACGGCCGACCTGCGCCTTCACGTGCATCCGGCGGAAGAACGCCGGATTGGCGAGCGGCCGCAACGCCGGCATCGCGCGGGCACGTGGGAAATATCTCATGATCATGGACGACGACGTGCTCGCGACGCCGGGGCTGCTCGCGGCGCACATCCGCTGTCACGAGCGACACCCAAGGGCCATCTGCCAAGGCGGCGTCATCAACGTCGCTTCGTTCGGCGAGCATCGCCCCGCCCGCTGGACGTGGCGCAACTTCTCGGCCAGCTATTTTTGGACCACCAATGTGTCTTTGCCGCTCGACCTGGCGCGCGAAGCCGGCGGGTTCGACGAGCGCTTTCACGAGTACGGCTGGGAAGATCTCGAACTGGGCTTCCGGCTGCGCATGATGGGCGTGCCATCCATCTTCACCAAGGACGCGCTCGTGTACCATCACAAACCCGCGTTGCGACCGGACCAGTTCGCCGGGATGATCCGCCAGGCTCGAGCGCAGGCGCGCACCGCCACGCAGTTCTTGAACAAGCACCCGCACTGGCGCGTGGCGCTGGCGACCGGGATCGTCGGCCCCGCGCTATACTTGAGCGCCGCATTCCGCGCACTCAAGTATCCGCAGTTCCTCGCCGCGCTGGCCGGGAGGCCCGAGGACATCTCGCGCGTGCCGATGGTCGTGCGTCGCTGGGCGGCGCAGCGCTTGGCTCGCGCTGAATTCTACGACGAACTCGACCAAATCGCTGCACGGAAGGCGCGCTGCGCCTAA
- a CDS encoding glycosyltransferase family 9 protein: MGKLGASADIAVALAPRTQDYRLAAWSRAPRRLGYVYRRRYLSRLAAQFLLTEHCISEADPRLADRHPERPVEHEVHQVLALVSLAGGSQCTDELLLRVSDDDVAFAKERVPDRAVCINLAPRWFASDFGAGALRSLIERLASEQRDVLVTYGTDVADAAAQLRGAVLSPNVTWLGESPLLEWAAALARCSVVVTVDCGATHVAAAMRVPVVVVYEHQYYRLSSQEWSPWRVPSAILRKPPPGGAVTTLLDDVVSATRALAAR; this comes from the coding sequence GTGGGCAAACTCGGCGCGTCAGCCGACATCGCCGTAGCGCTTGCGCCGCGCACGCAGGACTACCGGCTCGCGGCGTGGAGCCGAGCGCCCAGGCGATTGGGCTACGTGTACCGGCGGCGCTACCTCTCTCGTCTCGCGGCGCAGTTCTTGCTGACGGAACACTGCATCTCCGAAGCAGATCCCAGGCTCGCCGATCGTCATCCGGAGCGGCCCGTGGAGCACGAGGTCCATCAGGTCCTCGCCCTCGTGTCGCTTGCCGGCGGCTCGCAGTGCACGGATGAATTGCTGCTGCGGGTGAGCGACGACGATGTGGCCTTTGCGAAGGAGCGCGTGCCCGATCGAGCCGTGTGCATCAATCTGGCGCCCCGCTGGTTCGCCTCCGATTTCGGCGCCGGCGCGCTGCGTTCGCTCATCGAGCGGCTCGCTTCAGAGCAAAGGGACGTGCTGGTCACCTACGGAACTGACGTCGCGGATGCGGCGGCGCAGCTTCGCGGCGCCGTTTTGTCACCCAATGTCACGTGGCTCGGCGAGTCGCCGTTGTTGGAATGGGCGGCGGCGCTTGCTCGCTGCAGCGTCGTAGTGACGGTCGATTGCGGCGCTACGCACGTCGCCGCTGCGATGCGCGTCCCCGTGGTGGTGGTCTACGAGCACCAATACTATCGATTGAGTTCGCAGGAGTGGAGTCCGTGGCGAGTGCCGAGCGCGATCCTGCGCAAACCACCGCCCGGCGGCGCGGTGACGACCCTGCTCGACGACGTCGTGAGCGCGACCCGCGCGCTGGCCGCGCGCTAG
- a CDS encoding glycosyltransferase produces MDISVVIPTYNRLDTLRVVLPSLLNQTLAHDRYELVLADSRSVDGTADYVEELMRGAGAGRIRYLPGDYSGRAAARNAGVAAARAPIVFFTDADIIASPSLLEMHVDDHHLAGTQRVAIIGCEYLVRTLEDYRRQRDEPAARRPLHPKKRRRLSWLYFLTGNASARRDDLLAVGSFDEAFTGYGHEDLELGYRLQKSGVQVLYDARAANYHWHPVGYEEQKGRMELAGVSAVRFLRKHRDIAVMANLGMTPVSLALHSVLHAAGPVRRAIERAGGSQEVPRKNTWPYIARQIVFQYHYLNGVKRALRDSDGARQS; encoded by the coding sequence ATGGACATATCAGTCGTCATCCCGACGTACAATCGCCTCGACACTCTGCGCGTCGTCCTGCCGAGCCTGCTCAACCAGACGCTGGCGCACGATCGCTACGAGCTGGTGCTCGCCGATTCGCGCAGCGTCGACGGCACCGCCGATTACGTGGAGGAGTTGATGCGCGGCGCAGGAGCCGGTCGCATTCGCTACCTTCCGGGTGACTATAGCGGACGGGCGGCCGCCCGCAACGCCGGCGTCGCCGCGGCGCGCGCGCCGATCGTGTTCTTCACGGATGCCGACATCATCGCGTCGCCCAGCTTGCTCGAAATGCACGTCGACGATCATCATCTTGCCGGAACGCAGCGCGTCGCGATCATCGGCTGCGAGTATCTTGTCCGGACGCTTGAGGACTACCGCCGTCAGCGCGACGAGCCCGCCGCGCGCCGGCCGCTCCACCCCAAGAAACGCCGGCGCCTGTCGTGGCTTTATTTCCTCACCGGCAACGCCTCGGCGCGACGCGATGATCTTCTCGCGGTCGGGAGCTTCGATGAGGCGTTCACGGGCTACGGACATGAGGATCTCGAGCTTGGTTACCGCCTGCAGAAAAGCGGCGTCCAGGTGCTGTACGACGCGCGCGCGGCCAATTACCATTGGCATCCCGTCGGATACGAGGAGCAAAAAGGGCGCATGGAGCTGGCCGGCGTTTCGGCCGTGCGCTTTCTTCGCAAGCATCGCGACATCGCGGTGATGGCCAACCTCGGCATGACCCCGGTGTCGCTGGCGCTGCATTCCGTGCTGCACGCCGCCGGACCGGTGCGCCGCGCGATCGAACGCGCGGGGGGTTCGCAAGAGGTGCCTCGCAAGAACACATGGCCGTACATCGCGCGCCAGATCGTGTTTCAGTATCACTATTTGAACGGCGTCAAGCGCGCGCTGCGCGACTCCGACGGAGCACGGCAATCGTGA